The genomic segment AAACCTATAGTGGTGaataaagtattattatatatttttccaagTCATCTCTATGGCTGGCAAAAGTGCCCAATTTACctgctttcactttaattgaaTAATTTTGCGAGCAAATGCTAGTTTTCTCAAGCAAACGGAAAAACACTAATATAATTTTCCTTCCATCTCACATTTGTATACATCGCCATGTCCCATTGGGGGGCTGGTTAGGATGGTCTATCCTTTCTGTCCTCAGCTTGTCAAGACATTTCCATCGTCCTGCTGAGGGAATGAGTGCCTGCATCAGTTTGTTTTTTCCCCTTGTCCTGCCAGAACGAGTCCAGAGAGAAGTAGTAGATGAGCGGATCCAGACAGCAGTTGACACTCGCCAGGCACACGAGCGCTGGTATATGCTTTCCGTTGTTCTCGTTGTACAGCAAGAGTCGTAAAGTAAACGGCAGGAAAAATATCATAAACACCAACATGTTGATGACAAAAATCAGTATGACGTTCATTTTGTTGTTCACCTTGGCCGCGTCAGCGCTGGGACGCTTCCTCAGAGTAATTATGACCACGACCGTGGAGACGATATTGACCAGCAggagtattaataaaaatatcgCTTGTGAGAGCGCGAATATTGAGTCTTTTTCTTGCGTTTTAACCTCGAAGCACGATGCCCTGGAACACTGCTTCAGGGAACCGTAAAGTTTCATAATCTCGGGGATGCAAAGGATGGAGATGAGGATCCACACGACCGCGCAGCACTTCAGCGCGCACGCGGAGGTTCTCAGAGAGCGGGAGCGCAGAGGGAAGACCAGGGCGACCATCCGGTCCACGCTGATTAAAGTGATGAAGATAGAGCTCGTCCTGATGTTCACGCGAAACAAAACGATGGCAGCGGTGCATGTGGCCGCTCCAAACGGCCACTTGAGCGTTGCGTAAAAGTAGACGCGCAGCGGGAGGGAGAGCGCGAGGAGCAGGTCGGACACGGCGAGGTTCACCATGAGCACGGCGCACGGGGACCGGAACCCGTGACTGCGCAGCAGGATCCACAGGGACAACGTGTTGAGCGGTAGACCCACGACAAGAACCAGTCCATACACCACGGCCGACGCCACTTGCCGGTCCCGATCCACAGGAGTGCACGGGTCAGTCAAGTTCCCAGACATATTCATGTTTCAGAGGAGAACCGCTGATTACGAAATCAGAAAGCTTGGGTCGAAGGTGGCCGATTGACCTCTGGGCAGATTTTACAGTGGTTTTGAGGGAACCCGGCGAGTAATGAAAAACTAAAGCGGAAGGATGTAGATTAAGGTGAGGGGGTTCTCCGCCTCTTCAGCAGATCTTGTTCCGTTTCTCACAGTAGAAAGATTTTTTGAATGTCAAATTTGATGGACTACAAAAGCGTCCACTTTCAGTGTCCAGGAAAATTGCACGGTTCTCTGACCTCATTTTGACCTTTTGGGACATGCTGTCACACTATGGCGTGAGATTTGTCACGTGGGAACCtgacaaaacattaaacagataGCCTATTTATATGCTTAAAGAAAAATTGTAACAGTAAAAGAAAAATGCACGAGCGATATAAGGTGACATTTTGGacaacaaatatttcaaataaaacaattaatatagTGGTTAATAAAATGTAGATTTATATGAAGTCTACAAATGCATCTATAGTATTTGTGGTGAATTATTCTTAAATGAAGAGTGTCATAACTGTAGTGcatgtagttttttattttaatagtttttaataactgtaaaaaaatgttttgttcaaGGCAGTACAGCAAATGCCTTTTGATGTacttacatgttttatttattttgtatttatgttacagtaatgtaaaataatgtttattttgcatcACAGCAAAGAAACTTGGTGGTAAAAGTAGACAACTTaaaaggatactccaccccaaaatgaaagttttgtcattaatcacttacccccatgttgttccaaacccgtaaaagcgtTGTTTGTCtctggaacacaatttaagatattttggatgaaaaccgggaggcttgtgactgtcccatagactgtaagttacactgtcaaagtccagaaaagtatgaaagacatcgtcagaatagtccatctgacatcagtggttcaaccgtaactttATGAAGCGACGAAAATACTTTTTGAATGCGaaggaaacaaaaataacgacttctTTCCACAATTAATCTCCTCTGTGTTTCTCTGCATCACTGTAGCGTCATTTtggaaaatattacatatatcAGTAATGTCAAAGATGACATATACTGAGTGTGTACTTTACATCCACTTGCTCATCTATATAAGCACGTCTATGTATCTTCTGTACTGCTCAATATCAAACCATTTAAGACAACAAATATTGTGAAGAAATATTAGGGGTTTATAAACTATTTGGGTTAATATATAAAATTCTAACAGATGTGACAATGTGCCCCCAAGTTGATATTTAAGTAGAACAAACTTTCAATGCATGGCAGTGTGGTTATATTGTATTCATAAAACTACTGCGTGAGTGTTACTGAGAGCACTTGTGACATTTATATGCCTGAACACGTTACCAAAACTGAAAATCTGTATCCTCGTGATTTAAATTTTACAGGTTGATTTCATGTAGCAGCACTGGCAATCATCTTGAGAAAGCTGAACTGAATACGCCTCAAATGGTGCACACATGTTTTAATAGTCTTATTTATTGCAATAAATAACATGAATATCACACAGACACAGGGAGATGGAAACAACAGTGCATCAGAAGTATCTGCGAGTGCGTTGTGAGGAACCTCGAAAACTGTAGCTGAAGATAAAATACTCTTATAATAGATAATAAGAGTCAAGCTAACCTTTTATCAAATTTCAAAACACCATTACTgcagaattatattttaaattctaaaacaCATGGAAATATATCTTAAGCAGAGCAACATTTATCTGTTGCAGAAACGAAATAGTTTCACAAAATGTCAACATTTAATGTCAACATTTGACAAAGTTGAAATAGAGCACACCATCACTCTTTCCTGTTATAAAACAATACCCTCGCCGTCAACTGCATTTAACCTTTACTCTCTCATAACACATTTCACACACAGATGCATCTGCTTCAGAACAACAACCTTTGACATCAACTTGAATTTTATTCTATGAAATAAAATTTATTCTATGTTAAAGTTAGTCATTTCTTTTAACATGAGCACTTTCACTGAACTCCTGTTGACTGACAGGCTTTACCACAATCAAATGTGAAATCGGAAGTGCGTCATCTGCTGGTGAGAAGAGGAATACTTGTGTTCATGAAAACATTGTCATGAAAACATTGTCATTCCTAAAACCAAAGACAGGCTTCAGAATATTCTATTTTTATAATTAAGCTAATTTTTATAATTAAGCTAATTTTACCACTCAGTTACCACTGCTTGCAATGCATCAGTCTTTTCTTTATTATACACAGTATAATACACAGTAATACAAATTTTATTCATCTGTATTActgtagaaattaaattaaattatcttttaataaattaaaggCAGTAAAATATCAACATAAATAACTTGATTATTTTTCCTCTTCTATTATTGTTttctataataattttttattattctattctattttttgctagtaattttaatgttacaataatgagaattagattttattttggaTTACAGTAATGGGGACAGTTACATATTTTGGGGGAATCTGACCTGGACACTCCCCACccgaattttctttttttacatgattaaaaaaaaaaaaaaaaaaaaaaaaaacctctgtatTCTGTTACAACACTTCCAGCACATTAACAGTTTTTGTGGTTTCACATTTATAAAAAGCAGTTTAAAAGTTTCAGTGTATACTAGTTACTGCGATTTTAATTGGGACCCAAAAATTCTCATACGTCACATGATGTAAACACACATCCCGTGTGTATATACTTCCCATCCACCTGCATACTCATCTACTTGAGCATGACTCACTGTCTTCTGTCCTCCTTTGCTATGTTTCTTCAGGATTAATCCTCCTAGCATTCTGTCTCTGTTAGTTTTGGTGTAGATCTTTATGTAAAACCAGTGTCCACACATAGTTCCATAGTTTTAGTGGCTTTGGACATAACAGTATGCATTTCTCCAAACGTTATACTCTTTGAGCTTCGAATTCGTGTCTCTCTGATGCGTATAGCCATTCTCCTCTCACGCTTTGCGGATTCCAGGTTCTCTTTGAGGATGAAGTAGTAACATGCGCCATCTGCTAAGATGTTCACGTTGCTAATACATATGGCTATGTGAATAAAGTAGCGTAGATCATTGATGGTTTCTGTTTCCCACATGTCTGTCTTTGCATGGAAGTATATGGGTGCCGCTATGTGGTAAGGAATGAAGCATGTGAGGAAGACCACCAGACTGCTGAGAACAATCTTCATGCTCTTGTTGTTGCGCAGTTTTGAATCTCCAGGGTTGCGCTTTCTCAGATTGTGCAGGATTTGCACCACGCGCACTGAACAGAACACCATCACCACAGCGCTGCAGCAAAACACCGTCTCCATAGTCGCCAGAATCCAACTTTTCGTCCATGTTTGATTGGAGAAGTCCTGGAAGCAAAAAAATTTTTCGTTATCTTGTTCAACATCGTGAAGTGTGAAGATGGGGATGCTGCATGAAAAGATCAGTATCCACAAGGCTAGGCACACGAGCATCGCCTTGCGTGGAGATCGCAGACGGCGTGCAGCGAATGGAAACTGTAGAGCGACGAATCGGTCGACTGCGATGCACACACTCAGCATGATGCTGCCATAGATGTTGACATAGAGCAGGCTCTCCAGCAGGGAGCAGAAAGTCTTGCCTAGGGTCCAAACCCTCTtgtatgcatgtattttaaaGGGCAGGGACAGAATCAGCATGCCGTCGTTGATGATCAGGTTGCAGAGGTAAACCGTGGATTCACTCCACTGTCGAACGCAGAAGACCAACTGCCACAGAGCGGCCAGGATCAGAGGGAAACCCAAAACCAGGATGGGTATATATACACAGCTCTGGACCCAACACACCCAATCACAGCTGTCTGTCCTGGAAAGAGATAGAAAGAAAGAGGTGAATTCGAAGAAATACTTAATAAAAGTGCTGTATGTCATATTTAAAGAATGAGCATGAtgagagggggaaaaaacactGTATAAACTTTGGTACAttattaaagagcaggtcatatgatattttaaagtgtcctaatattgtgcTAGAATCCCCTACAAAGTTTTAAATACATCTAAggacagaaaacattgtaattttctcagaataaacatttaatattagaaTCATTTTTCAATGATTTCGAAACGATTCGTTCGAAGCAGTTCTGAGCTTATGGTCTGTAAACTCCTCCCTTGCAAAAGAAGCCTGGCCAAGTCGACAATCCGTGTAAGAAAAAAATGTCTATTAGcataattacgtttttttttttttgctccggAGGGTTACTTGTAAAAACTGATGCAGGTGGGTTACAAAAATGGCATCGATGCAGTCACTTAACCGGAATTTCAATTGCAAGCATGACTCGATCAGGACGTTTCTCAGTGGTAAGTTGAAACTTTCTATGTGGTACTTCACATGATGTGACAGCAGTTTTATTGCAGTCATTGTTACTTATTTGAGGTGCCCAGTGAGGATGAAAAAACAGCATCTTCTCGACATGATATAAACACACTAGCTAaagtgtttgtgggcaggtcAGAGTGGTCATGTTTCACGGTTCacagtcgactctttcttttgagagacaacaTCTTTATTAATCATGCACTTTTTTGATTAACAACTTTGCAGACTGTTTACATTGAAGGATAGCTATGTTACaaattgctaaatatatatatatatattttgaaaacccatatgacctgctctttaataaGTGCAAACCATCAAATGTTACCTTAGGGAGCTATTTCAACTTCTATTTGAGCTTTTGATATATAAGAGGTCATCATACCAAAATaatatcctgtaagtttcagaccTGAAATTGTGGTTCATTAttgtctacacctaccccaacacTAAaactacccttacagtaatgcaaatacagtaattgtgTTATAATTGCATTGTAGCTCTAATTGATGCATTAACaggaacaataaatatttttttctacctgttagattgtgttgtattaaagtctacaccgacaccaaccctaaacctaaactTACAGTAATGCATAAACATTAAATATGGTTGTTCAgcatgaaaaaaatatgtaacaTTGATGcacgcatgcgcagtaaaccCTGGTAGGAAAATCTGAAGTTACAGCTCACATGAGTAAAACATTGAGTGTTTGTTTGCTTCATTTCACCAAGGACTACTTTGTACACAAGAAACAGGTAGACACTGGGTTTGcagagagattaactctttccccgccaaACACAGGATTTTCCATTCTCGCTATTATACACTTGGGGGCACTATTATGCATCTACTGAATGGATCTGGAATGTGCCtataaaaaattgcttttttatttttttataaaacttacctacattcaagtgttgataaaaaagtTCCTCCAGTGAGAGAgagattaatgaaaataaaaataaaaattgctaatatatatatatatcagaggctGTCTTTTAGTCTTTATATCCAAAGTGGACACCACAAGCAGCTATTGACAGGAAATAGAACTATTATGTTTTGTAATGCGTTACTTCCAACACTGTTGAGGACCTCAAATTAACatcccatcactacactggggcttTAGGACCAAGCAGAAACCTCCCACTGTCtcatgaagccaacaaggaagcgACGGTCTGTTCTGCctactttgagcttcaaaaacactcttcaggAACAGGTGAGATCACAGACACTAcgtccaagtttttttttacagtctatacttaggacccacacagaccacaggttgAGCACACACTGCTGGCttcactaacacctcttccagcctcaacctagttttcccacgaggtctcccatccaggtactgaccagctcAACCCTACgacagggtgatatggctgctgggCATATTTGTATGCATAGTTTATTATGCAAAACTGTTATCCAGTGTTATCAGTGGGTGTTTATTTCCAAGTCTTCAATGTGACATGCCCATAAAAACTGAGCATTTCTTGAGCCGTCCTCAAAACCAGGGTAGAAAAGAACCTGTTACTTACCGATTTTGATGTTATTGAATATATGACCAATGATTCATTTGTGAGATCGCAATGAACAAAGTgacagctttttttatttaaagaaggcAAGCTTTTTACACTGCCACTGCCAATCTATAAATGGGAGAATATACAAAGGTGTTATAGCTATAATATAAATTTGGCTGTTCACTTTAATAATCTTGTGgtgtgacatgttttttttttagctacaaTATTCAGTGTAGTCTCTCAGAGACCTACAAATCATATTTACATTAATACAAATGCACATATGCACTAAAAATTAATCCAAAATCAACACCTCCTGTCTAAATATGTGCAAGAATTGtatattgcataatatatatatatatatatatatatatatatatatatatatatatatatatatatatatatgactgtatAGCAGATAAGCAGACCTTATGAATTAATTATAGACCCACATTGTACTCATTATAAACTCACATTTTACAGTTAGCATTATAATGGCTTTCATGAACAAAGGTGGCTGTGGGATGATCTTTTATGTTTCAGAATATGGAAACATCTTTGTGTTTGACTTCTATAAATGCTGAAACACGGAAACACGAGTGTCTGTCTTAAATATTTAGATATGTGGAAGGAATCAAGTATCAAGTCAGAAACCAGTTTTTTGTTTGACATAAAGAACAACGTATACACTATGTACACTAGTGACATCATGGTTCTAGTTTACTCAGGTTTGCCGAGACTGTTGTCACTGTCCTGACCAAATTCTCAGGATCGTCTACCCACACTATGCTTGAGGTTTGTCTAGCTTCATGTTGAAAGCACATCCTGCTTGATGATATGTGCTGCCtcatatttaacacatttttcatgcTGGTATTAATTTTTAacagttatatgtgtgtgtgtgtatgtgtgtgtgtgtgttttaaataggTTTCCTTTTCAGAACTTCCCTGAATAATCATTTTtgaatatttacattaaattttatgATTACCTGTGTAACATATTTGAATACAGAGATAACGATAACATGCAACCATAATGGCACAGAGGaacaatatcattggaatcactttaaAAATTGTTGATGAAAAATTATTGTTGATGACTAATAAAAacagtgacagccaatcagattccaCCCCTCTTTAAAAAGATTgagcatttaaagggatagttcaccaaaaaaagacAATTCATCCATGTTtaaccctcaaagcatcctaggtgtgtgtgattttcttctttcagaccaatccaatcagagttatattaaatttTGTTAGAGGGAGCATTTATTAACCCCCTGGACTTTTTATTACAGATGCTTGCATTTTGTTTCACGTCCTCAGAACTGAAAAAGTGGagagaaaaaagtgaaagtgacgtgacattcagccaagtatggtgacccatactaagaatttgtgctctgcatttaacccatccgaagtgcacacacacagagcagtgaaaaaacacacacacacacacacacacacacacacacacacacacacacacacacggagcagtgggtagtcatttatgctgcggcgcccggggagcagttgggggttcggtgccttgctcaagggcacctaagtcgtggtattgaaggtggagagagaactgttcatgcactccccccacccacaattcccaccggcccgggactcaaactcacaacctttcgattgggagtccgactctctaaccatcagGCCACAACTCCccctgttgacaacaaacacccatttacccccattgaaaggaaTGGATTGGAAGAGCGAggataatttttaaatgtaactctGATTTGATtcgtctgaaaaaagaaagtcatatacacataggatgctTCAAGGATGAGTAAAATTtgaaaaaactttcatttttgggtgaactgaccctttaaaGAGGACACAAGCAGCACATGCTTATAATACACAGAACTTTATAGTTTTTGGTGTACAAGTtatttatctttatagttatcattctcaTTGTGAAATGTCTTAATGTTCTGAATACCAATCCTTGTAGCGATTAGACTTTTATCATATATGTCATCTAAAACAAACAATAggcaatatgaaaatatatgtaaACAACAGCTGACTGGAGCTGACCACATCCGTGTATCATTAACAATATTACTTTAGCACAGAGAAACATGTATGCTACCTAAAATTATCTTTATAAATGAGTCAAATTgataagatattttatataagcATCAAGAGAGTGGCTTTTCCGTGCTATAATGAGGTCAAATGTACCCCTAGATTAAATCTGTGTGGTCAGACCTGAGATCAAATGCCAATCACTGGAAATTCTCTGATGATATCATGGGTGAAGGTGGCAATTGGAAATGTGGTCGCCCAGGggcttttttctttgcttttgtctttttcattttatgGAACCCAcactaaaatgttaacattttaattgctgcctaatttgttttataaaatgctgggttaaatacaacccagtGCTGGGTGATATATGGAGAAACCCTGCAACTAGTTTCGACCCAGCATTTGGGTTATGTGGTTTAAACTAAGCATTCTGGGAAATAACCTAGCGCTGGGTCAAAATGACCCAATTGCAGGGTTTgtccataaatgtatttatttgtatttaacccagcattttttagagttcACTTTGAATGTCTGTAGTTATGAAGAAATTCTTAACTTGGAAATCAAGAAGTAGAAATGACAGTACTTAAGAGAATCTACAACATTTTCAGTTAATATTTTCTGAACTGAATCCAATTGAACCGAACACATCTGTAGTCCACATATCTACAACGATACGTCTAGTtattaactttaataaataaaacaaaagacccATGTCCGAAAGTCTGAAGTCTAGATCGTAACTGTAGATATAGCTGTATCTTTGTCGGAAGCTGTGGTTGTGTTGAACAGACGCGGATTACTCACATTGTGTGCTGGAGTTCATTCCCACAGCCGGTGGATGATTATTCCCCACTGTCCTTATCCACACTTTTAAGGTGAGTTGTAGGTCCTCACGGGATGTGTAGTGAAAAATGTCGCTTAAGCATCGCGTGCCGTCTGATCTGTTGAGCGGTTGGGTTCTCTTTCTTCTGTTTC from the Carassius gibelio isolate Cgi1373 ecotype wild population from Czech Republic chromosome A15, carGib1.2-hapl.c, whole genome shotgun sequence genome contains:
- the LOC128029169 gene encoding lysophosphatidic acid receptor 6 isoform X2 encodes the protein MTDSCDWVCWVQSCVYIPILVLGFPLILAALWQLVFCVRQWSESTVYLCNLIINDGMLILSLPFKIHAYKRVWTLGKTFCSLLESLLYVNIYGSIMLSVCIAVDRFVALQFPFAARRLRSPRKAMLVCLALWILIFSCSIPIFTLHDVEQDNEKFFCFQDFSNQTWTKSWILATMETVFCCSAVVMVFCSVRVVQILHNLRKRNPGDSKLRNNKSMKIVLSSLVVFLTCFIPYHIAAPIYFHAKTDMWETETINDLRYFIHIAICISNVNILADGACYYFILKENLESAKRERRMAIRIRETRIRSSKSITFGEMHTVMSKATKTMELCVDTGFT
- the LOC128028610 gene encoding lysophosphatidic acid receptor 5-like, with the protein product MNMSGNLTDPCTPVDRDRQVASAVVYGLVLVVGLPLNTLSLWILLRSHGFRSPCAVLMVNLAVSDLLLALSLPLRVYFYATLKWPFGAATCTAAIVLFRVNIRTSSIFITLISVDRMVALVFPLRSRSLRTSACALKCCAVVWILISILCIPEIMKLYGSLKQCSRASCFEVKTQEKDSIFALSQAIFLLILLLVNIVSTVVVIITLRKRPSADAAKVNNKMNVILIFVINMLVFMIFFLPFTLRLLLYNENNGKHIPALVCLASVNCCLDPLIYYFSLDSFWQDKGKKQTDAGTHSLSRTMEMS
- the LOC128029169 gene encoding lysophosphatidic acid receptor 6 isoform X1; the encoded protein is MNSSTQYSCDWVCWVQSCVYIPILVLGFPLILAALWQLVFCVRQWSESTVYLCNLIINDGMLILSLPFKIHAYKRVWTLGKTFCSLLESLLYVNIYGSIMLSVCIAVDRFVALQFPFAARRLRSPRKAMLVCLALWILIFSCSIPIFTLHDVEQDNEKFFCFQDFSNQTWTKSWILATMETVFCCSAVVMVFCSVRVVQILHNLRKRNPGDSKLRNNKSMKIVLSSLVVFLTCFIPYHIAAPIYFHAKTDMWETETINDLRYFIHIAICISNVNILADGACYYFILKENLESAKRERRMAIRIRETRIRSSKSITFGEMHTVMSKATKTMELCVDTGFT